The genomic stretch CCTGAGACAGTAAGTAACCTCCTACACTTACACAATTAATAAATGATTGACTGGGATTAGAGTCCACTTTAAGTCTGATTCTAGAGCCCATGTTTTCATTCACATACTTAGACAGCTTTTGTACGAAAAAGGCACCTCacacagaaaatatgaaaaagattcctttttgaaaaagaagtataaaatagtATAGATTCAACCTTTTACCTGCCCTTGTGCTATGATCCAACAAGTACAGCAGAGTGGAAGACCAGAAACCTGAGTTCAAATACAGGTTTGCTGGTTCAAAACGAAACCTCTGGATCCTGTCAAGTGAATCTGAAACTGGCCCCCATGTatggagggcaaggagagaccaaagaaagaggcagatcTACTACTCTATAGATtagtaggtggcaggtttaataagcaagaaAACTTACGAGGTTTGTCTTGGGCAACCACAAAACGAGTAAATCTGTATCCACCTGCCTGAACCTTAAATGCTTATATAGAAGCCTTACCTGGGTTCAGTCACGTCTTCCCATCCAGGTGATCTCAACACCACCTCACTTTCAAGGCTGCATCCTTGAAATGGTTCCTACTGTGGGCAGAATATGCATTTCAAGAACAGGAGGGGCTGAGGAGTTTCGGATTGCGCGGGTCCAGCTTTCTGGTAGAGTGGTCACGTCCTCTTGAATTCTTCCAAAGTTCTGAAGCAAACTAAAAGCCTTGGCTTTTGGCAGCTAGCTGCCCGTTCCACAGTGCCCTCTGGCGACCAGATGATGTCATACATGACTTATTCTTATTAAATTCAAGAATAAAATGTCTAATAACCAAAGATTCAGCCAGGTCAACCTTGCAGAAAGTAGATTAAGTCTGTTTTCCAGCTTCACGACGCCACACTCCCCACGACTGGAGTAGACAAAGCACGGTTTTTGGCATCAGGCTGACCAGAGACCAAGTGCCAGCCACACCACTTCCAGATGTCAGTGAGTGGGACTCAGCACTGGGCCCTGCGGGAGCTCCCTGAGTTTCTGCCTCAGTGTCCCTGCTAGCAGCCAGAGCCCGGTTTCATCACGGCTCCGAGTCAATCAACCATGCCAGCCAAACCCTGAAGATACTCAGATAATTACCTAACACCACTAACCCTTGCTTTCTACATTTCATTGATTCAGTATTTAGGGTTGTTTTCTTAAGTATGTATAATTTTTACCTACTAtgtataacaaaagaaaaaactcaatCTTGAGACAAACCCAGAACAATAAAATTCCTTAGTAGAATCTTTAGGACCTTAGTCAAAGAGGTGAGACCTTTATCCATTTACATCTTAATGGGCATCAGAGTTTTGTAATGTTtatcaataatatattttgccTCACCACGTGCTCATAGTTGAACAGTGCTTCActgttctttatacatttatttatatttaacaagTTTGTCATTATTCCATTAATAATAAACTTGACTGTAAATGCAATACGAGAGTATCTCTGTATTGCTAACATCTCTGTGGAAAGTTTCAATAGACAAAATAGCCTAATTGTGTTCCACATCACACCTGCGTGTCAGACCTGTATTCTCAGCATCCAGGACTCATTCCCACCAGTCTTCACCACTGGTCCATATGTGGTgggtctctttttctttgttcatttctccatttgtattgattaaattaattcattgatAAAGTGGTTCACAAAACTCAACTAGATCCTTGAGTATCCCTAATATCActttatagaataaaaaaaaattttaaagatcttcAGACGGTGATGCTGGTGGTGTCAGTGGTGACCCAGACTCCAGTTTCTGCTCCAATTGTGTGACAGGATTTGTTTCCCTTGAAGCCAGGACTTTGCATGTCATGAACTgcttgaggaatttttttttttaagggagcaGCTACTCAAGACAGTATAATGAGAAAGCACTTTGATGTTTCCATGACTTGTCAGCATAAACACTGAGAAGTGGTAGAAGGGCGGGGAGTCTTGTAGgacttcctggagaaggtgacaCTTGAGCCTACTCTTAAAGTTTGAGTAGAAGTAAACCACATgaagcaaagtttaaagacaaggGTATTCCCACAGGGGCCTGACAGGAGTGAAGCCAAAAATCCAAAGAGAGGGAAGAGTCAGCCTCACACATTCTGTTTTACTCAGGCAAGACAAGGTCAACGGGTATCCCTCACGGTATTCTGCTAAGGAACTTGGGCCATTGTTGTAGGAGGGTAAGTTACTGAAAGGTCTGAAAGCCAAAGTGTCACATGACCATATTCTGCATTTAGCTGAATATTCAAATTCTGTACTGGCTGTGCAGGACAGATGTGCAGGGTGAGACAGGAGGAGTCAGGAAGGTAAAGGAGGTTGTTGTATTTCAGAGACTGGAGCACTGTTGGAGTCTTTGAGGGGGCCAAAAATTAGCACCCCTCTTCCATGATTGAGTTCTAAACCAATTGAGAAAAAAGGCAAAACGGTTAACACTTTCATGACTGACAGACACCAGGTGGAGGCTGCTGCTTATATCTGTGGACTGCAGTTAACTTCTTAGTAGGGAACCCCAAATTATTCAGATGTACCCACAAAACTACAAGTATTGCTGGACCACCCAGACTACTCCAGGCCTTCATGCAGACCCCTATGAAAGTTACAGCAAAAAGCAGAGCATAACACATGCTCCCAGAAGGCAACTCAACCCCAAGAGGAAAAAGGAGTTGAGACAAACATGCCGATTGCCCTCTTCCCATATTTAATCAGATAAGTCACTCCATGTCTCCTGGGCAGAGGGAAAGGGAACAAAGAGAGGCCAGGTGCATTATTAGACACATTATTCATCCTCCATGTAGAAAAAAACACCAGAAGTGGAAAATAATCGTTCCTCCCTTACAGTCccattctttctgttcttttcaccCCCTGGGCTTACCCATCAAAGCCCTGGAGAACCAGAGCACAGTCTATCATGAAGTCTCAGATACCAACCATTACGAGGGGGagcaggaaagaagaggaaggacgctactggcatctagtgggtagaggccagggctgctgccaaacaccctacaatgcacaggacaacccACACGACTAAGAATTATCCAGACAAAAGTGTCAATAGGGCCGAGGTTAAGAAACAACCCCTTTCAGAATAGTACCTACTCTAAATGAATGGCGATATGACCAAAGTGTAAGCAGATGAGATAATCATACCCTCCTTTTCATTACTGCCAAAGACGAGATTAAGAGACAGTTTATCTGTACACAAGTGAACTTCCGATTCCTGAACCCCAGAAGTCAACTCAGCCACCCAGCCATGGACGAGACCACCACAGGCAAGCCTCCCTGAGTGAGGTCGGCCCCTCTACCACTCACAGCATGTTAGAGCTCAGACCATGTGCTCCTGGCAGGCTAGCAGCTCCTAAGAGGAAAAAAGTACGAGCTGAACCCCGCTCACATAGGGTAGCTAGTGAAAAGGTGGAGAGGGGATGGCATTACATCATTTAACTTCCCCCCAAAAGGAAAGACACAATAGCGGGGAAAACATTCCCCCCAATAAGGGTCAGAAGCAGTTGGGTGGGGCAACAGGCTACTAGCTCCTGAGAACCAGCTGTTAAACTTTTGGGAAGTTTGCAAGCCAGCTGTTAAACCCTCGGCAGCTTGAAGTCAGCCAAGgtaggagtatttacaccacaaaaataaaaaaataccacaaattagtgctttgtttttagaaaataaagttgggCCCTTTTGTCATGTGAAAACACTAAAATTGAAGCTGGATTcaagatttaaataaaacataggaaatataaagtaaccaaaaaatgtataatcagAGCAAAGGTCTTTCTAATCCATGTGTACCATAGACAAAAACCATAAACGACAAGACAAACATGACTACATAAAAATACGtcatttatctaaaaaaaatgtACCACTAACAGTCAAACTACAAAATGGGGGATTTACCTGCAAAATACATCACCAAGAATAACCAATTAAGAATTCTTACAAATTAGTAAAAAACAAGACCAGCATCTCAATGGTAAAAGCATCATATAAGTAAttcacaaaatacaaaatgagttcacaatacagaaaatgttaaacatacCAGGTTTTGCCTATCACAATGGCACAGAGAGAAGATAGAATATAGCCAACGGTGGTAAGTATGTAAAGGGTACTATGTACAGGGTGGTTAAGTATGTAATGATGGTAACTGCTGGCAAAACTGTAGGTTGGTACAAACTTTTTGTTGGCAACATGACAATATATACCCTTTGATCTTACacatttctgaatttattctaagaaaaataaaaatgtataaagattTAGACTACTATGGCCAATAATAAGAATAGgctaaatattaggttggtgcaaaagtaattatggtttaaaaggttaacaattgcaaaaaccacaattatttttgcaccaacctagtaagtTATGCTAAATCCATTTAATGAAATACTGTGCACACATTAATTGCTGAAATAGCTGACATGTTTGGCATTTCAATTCAAAAAAAGTCATAAATGGAGGCTACAAAACAGTATATTCAGGGTGACCAAATTTTTGTAACAACATGTACTAAGAGAGTACAGAGAACGTATAGGAGGATATATAGCAacgtacatttttctttttactaatctACACTTCCACAATGTGTATATACTTACTACCCGtgtattttgcttgtttgtttttaataggagTTAACAGCTTGAGTTCAGGAGAAAAATCCTCATTTCAAAGCATCACAGTTTGAATTGAACTGTGTAAGTAATCATTTCAGGTTTTTTAAATGTACCTGTCCAAATTCAAAGTCTGTCATTTTGTTTGGAACAATTTTTGTTTGAGAATCAAATGGTCATGCAAATGAGGAAGCAAACAGGCATAAAATGACAAGAAAGCAATTGACAAAACAAATGCAAGCTTTGTTCCACTGGCTATtgcaatataataaataaaatgacaattaacCAAAAACACCTTTATTTTAGTCTTCAAAGaacaaattgttcttttttccaagATAATCATGATTAACTTACAAAAGAGGCATTTACAATGCCTCTTCAAAGCATCCCCTTTAACGGGAAACTTAGCTTCACAGAATCCAAACAttgaaaggtttaaaaaaaaatttggtatTTTGTTGTCATCATAAGACAAAACAGAATCTAGCGTAAGTCAAGGGAATCCGTTCATACTTCAGGTCCTTCTCCTCCAGGAACCAGCTGCAAAGGAGGAAAACGTTTAATAACACCACCACTACATTATCTAGAAAGGTCTACCGAGAGTGCCTGGTTGACACTTttgctctctgtccctccctcacatttccattttctccatagcACCGCTGTTTACAATTCCAACATCATTATTTAATACTTAGTGACTCAACAATAATTCTtagtaaaagatttaaaaagcacAGGCAAACTtttaaggtgtgatcaaaaaatatagtgaatgtttaaataaaagaatttattacagaagacaacattgccattaatcccccttcaaaatactcccccttgcttcaaacacacttatcccaccattcttgctaTTTTCTGAatcagttctggaaatcctctttcatgactgtctttagttgtgctgtcgtggctgccttagtgttttgaatcaattcaaaatgtttacctgtCATGGTcattgactttggggaagagccagaagtcacaggtgccaaatccggtgaataagatggatgagaacacaccgtaatgtttttatttgacagaaactgccataccagaagtgatgtgtgacacagagcctttctgctgtgatcacaaaacacggtaaatgctgctgccgagtgccatccaatggaaaggcagggatcttcaatacgggaagtggcatgttgaaccttagtaacagtgtatgacaagtttcaacttgttcggcgtagtcaggtgtgagctacggttgagagaaggtgtgttttaaagtgtgccatgaatcatcctccatcatgaaaatgctccatgtcacacatcacttctggtacagcaatttctgtcaagtgaAAACATTACATTGTgcccttattcaccggatctggcaccatgagacttctggctcttccccaaagtcaaaaggaccatgaaaggaaatcgattcaggacatcgaggcagccacgacagcgcaactagagacactcatgaaagaggacttccagaactgcttcagaaagtggcaagaacaatgggatgtgtTCAaagcgaaggggagtattttgagggggatcaatggcactgtatcttttactgttataaatttatttttatttaaacattcactgtattgtgtgatcacacctcgtatcttTAGGCCTAATGTCATCTTCAACAGCTCAGCTTTACAGCCTTGACACTGGAGCATCCCTTTCCCATCTTAAGCACCATTGGgctgtgaatatttatttacatagtcAAGCAAGTTAGTTCTGTAATCCCTGCCCCACAAAAATGGTCtaacatcaaaataaaacagCTTTACTGTGTCTTACCATTgttatattatttccatttagcAAAATCTGGTCTAATTTAGTAATCCTTCTTCCTTCTGGTGTGATTTCactaaatgaatagataaaatgaGTCAGGATAAACAGGATAATCAAAGCCAACATTCTGATCCCTAAATAGGttattattgtatataaataaacatgagGTCACACAATTATATCAACAGTTTTCAGAGATAAAGTTTATCCATTGGTGATATACATTCTTCCTCAAGGTGACAGAGCGGACTGGTTGGTCTAAGCTCCACATCCACTAGAGCTGACTttcataaaagaaactgaaacttgCCAAGGAGATCAAATACGAAATAAAACGTTTACTCTCCTCACtctttttactattattacttaCCACTGATTCCTATCCATTAAACCAATCTGTAATCAATTCAATTCTGAAAGCAGAGATACTGATTGcgatttttataatataaatgagccgtcatttacattttatcttatacatattttgcaGAGCAATTAATTTAATTAAGAGCACTAAATGCTTTTACTATCAGTTCCTTGATTTGACCTGAGCCCCAAGATTCCTAATGTCTTTTACCTCCAAGCTTTGTCTCTACTAATTGCCTAGCAACATAGTAACAATTACATTAAGATAATAACCTTTCAACCCAGTTTTAGTAGTTTAGCAtcagtaaataaaatttctatcTTTAAGGTAATTCCAACAGGAAATGTTTTCTCATGCATCATTTTACTGACTCAATAGTACTAAAATTGccttaaattaaaaaaggggagactcccccccaaaaaaaaattcttcaatttttaacAGTACTCACAATTCAGTGACATCTTCCAGTACCATATCTGAAATTTGGtgttaagaaataaatacatcagGTTACATTTATTGTGGCTTctgctttttttcagttttaattgtaATGTTTAACACAATGGCTCAAATTCAAAATGTCTGTGACTGGCAGGAACTTCATCTTCTTTCAGTACACATACCACTGAAATAATAAGCTGAGAATAATAAAGTTCTCAGCTTCCCTGAGAAcacattgttttattataatgATCAGTAAGTGCTGATTGTCTGTAGTTCTTACTTCTGTTCTTAACTACTGAAGAAAAACCCATACCATCCACCACCATCTTTCAAAAGGATACTGACAAAGTCATCAAATCCTAGAAGCGTGCCAACAATTTCTTTATCACTCTTCATCACAATGTGAATTCTTGATCCTATACATTTGTCCACAAGCtctatggatatatatttttttaaagaaaaaaaaagggggagagggaaaagattattttacccattcatttcttcaacaaatacttgtgtGCCTATTGGCACTTAATTACTTGCATATGGTGacagataaattagaaaaagtatTCATTCAAAAACTTCAGATCTTATACGACGTATCTCTGTTCCATCactacattaaaagaaaaattgtccCTGTTCTCCACTTACTGTTCCTTTGTAGCAATGTATCATGGCTgtggttttatattattttagattatcAGATTACATACTTCCCCTTGAGACTCTAAGCTCCATGAATGCAGGAACTGTGGTGGTTTTTCCCTTATCACTGTATCCCAATAGACAGTGCCTGTCATATGCTGAGCATTCAAAAAGACTTTGTCAAACGAAGGAAACATGTTCAATCACAGTCACATCCACTAACTCAATCACTCTTCAGTTACAACATATTAGGAAGAGAAAGGCATGTGTCTTCACCAGAGTCGTTCTTGTCACTACCTCCCTTACCCAAAGAAGTCTCTGCTCTGTACTCTGATAGCGGCCTGAACATCTCTGTAGCCGACTTATTATTTGGTCATGATGCTGATTTATCCAGTACCCTACATGCTGCACTGGTTTGTGCGCTATTTGAAGGCAATGGCCGTGATTTAAATTTGTCGAATACTACGGCTGCTCAGTTTGTTGGATGAACGAATGATAAATAGAGCTAGTTTGCAGATTCCTCTTTTAAGGCTCATCCCAGACCGCGGTGCTTCTCTTAATGACCCGCCAGAAATGTGAGTCTAACCTGGGAAGCTTCAACGCCAGGTGAGTGGGGCTGCTTCCCACGACTGCAGAGGCGCGCTCACAGCAAAGGCTGGCGACGCAGTCACCAAGTGGGGACCTTTTCCGCTGACGGTCTGGTTTGGGGAGTCACAAGTCCCTGCCTAAAGGACCCCTACCACGCTGGACACAGGGGCGGCCTAGGACCGCAGACTTGGAGCCTAGAGGCAAGTCGCGGAGAGGAGAGCAGCTGGTCCGACACGTTTTCCTAACCGTCGGCCGCAGACCCTCGGCCCCCAACACTACGCTTCagctccccgcccccactccccacTGGACAATTACCTAGAGGCAGCAGCTGCGACGGGTTAGTGGTAGCATTAGCCGCCATGGCTCCACCGGAAGTGGCCTGCGTCCATCGACGTTGAGACGGCGAATTTGAAAGAGCGCGGTTCCGCTTTCTCCCCTCAGCCTGGGCAGGCTCGACCAATCGGAGGCCGAGCGAGCGAACGAGCCAGTCCTCTAGGATCGTGCGGAGCGCCTTAATTCCAGGGCAGAAATATTTCTGTCCACTGAACATTCTGTGGTCTCGACAGGTACCCACTCTCCCCTCGAAGTTTCCGAACGACGTTAAAGATATCCAGCCGTGTGAATAAATTCCTCCTGTAACCTGGAAGAGTTTGCAAAATAGGGGAAACTTTGAgtggtcttctttttttttccccatataaaGTTGCGTCTCATTTCAAGCCAGGATCTTTCTTCAAACGAGTATAAATCAATCTGTTTTTCCCACCACCAATTCACTGTGTTGCAATTTTCGTAAAAACTATTTACTGCCTTAAAGAATCTACCGCTTCTTTTAAAAGTCCAGTGGAGTGGAAACCTACAAACAGCATTTTTTGTAAACTTTTCTAGGATGtggatttaaatatgtttttaatttttatttctacttattttctaCGATATTTAATTCAACTTTCTTAATCTTGTTATATCTACGAGTCTAATTTTTAGACTTTTTGTATTCACTATTAACATTGTCTAATGGGCAACCACCAGATGTCACTCTATGTTAATATCATTACACTTGAGAAAGCTTAATGCTTTTGCGATTCTGTTATgaatacaaagcaaaaaaatTCTCTGCTTTAATCTACTTTATATTTGTATCCTAGGAACTTAAAGCTAAAGAATAAACAGGAGAAGCCAAAAagaacatcattcattcattgaataaacATGTCTTAGTTGCACACTATTTGTCTGGCATTTTGCTGGGTATAAAACTGTACAGAACAGAACTGTACAGAACTGTACAGAAGGTCTTCTGCCCTTGTAGGAGCTTAAGGATGAATgggggagaaagacaaataacaaacATGTACAAGGCAtatgaaatttaatatataaaacaaaaagatctcTTAGCTTCAGGAATCCTAGAAAAGTAGGTATGATTTACCGCAAACATTAGTGAGGAGGTTCAGAAGCCCTTACAGTTGGTCCCTTGAGTTCAAAGCTCTAGGATTCAGCCTTCTAAATCCCAACCCAAGACTGGCTGTTttgcattttgtaaatattaagcccctattatgtgccaggaaatTTACAAATACACTTACTCCTATTCTTTACGACTAGCCTttaagaggttaaataatttgtccactGGCACATAGATAGCTTGGGAAGCTTCACAAAGAAATTGACAGGAGTCTAGTCTGGGAAGATGAATAAGAATTAGATAAGCTTAGAAAAGGGACAGGAGCAGCATTCCAAGTAGACTACTGTGTGCAATTGGCATGTGTTCATCTCCAAacatctcttgctgctttaattTAAATCTTACAAACTTCCTCCAAGTTTGGCATAAAACCCTTCCCTTCCTAAATGTTTTCcttagtgattttgttttattacacTTAGGATACTCTGGTGACAATAGATCCCATATATTTTGTGCTGACCACAGTACtaaacccagaaaaaaacatagaatgaaaaacatgttgtttttttaaatagcaagaCTAGAATAATCATTTTACAGGTCTCCCTGTAAACTTCCTTTTTTGTCAAGGATATAGTGCTTCAGGCCTTAAGTTGCCTCCAAACTCCTATAGATAATATTTaactaggaagaaaataaaaaacgtAGAACGAAGCAAAAGAGAAACCCTAGGTAAGCAAGTTATTTAAAGCTGAGTTCACAGCTACAGAGCCGCATCGATATGTTTCGTGTTATCAAAATCAAATTGAAGAGTAAAGGGCAGAGAGACCCTAGGCCAGAAAGTTCAaggaaaggaagtgaaggaatTGGATACtaaaagaatgaacagaaaaCACGTTtaaaaaagaggagggaaggagcgGAGATTTTAATGAGAAAGGAGAGGACAAAGGAGGTGGAAAAAGGTTGAGGCCACGAGGGAGCAGGAAACAGGTGTGCCGAGGTCCCCGCCAGGCCCTGTCCGGGTTTTAGCGCCCCTCccctcaggccccgccccacTCCTTAGCCCCGCCCCGGACACTCAGGCCCGTCCCATCGGTTCCCTCCAGGTCGTACACCGCCGGGCTTCGCCGGAGGCTACCGCCGCATCAGGTGACAGCCCGGAAGCAGCCGAAGCGGATGAGGGAAGCGCGACGGCGGCcccggggggcggggcggggcggagccGCAGGAGCCTCGGCCTTTACCAGGTCCTCTGCGCGGGCCTCATGCGGCGCCCTGGTTGACACCTGAAATCCGCCGATCGCCGTCCTCCTGGGGACCGTGGGGTCGCCCGGCCCGCCGCCCTCGGCGGTTGAAGTCGTCGTGGTGCGGACCCACGGCGGCTGCCCATGGAGAAGGCCGGGCGGGGCGGCGACGGCGCCCCCCGGGGGCCGGTACTGCACATCGTCGTGGTCGGCTTTCATCACAAGAAGGGCTGCCAGGTGAGGAAGGGGCCAGATCCTGCTCCCCGCCTTTCGGCTGCGTCCCCGCCGCTCCGCTCTTCTCGGCGCGGTCCCCCCTGCAGCGCTCTGGGCCCTTCGCCTCTGAACTCGCCTGCTCTGTCCAGCTGCTCGCACTCTCCCCACCTGCAGCCCATCCCCACACTCCCGTCCTTCTCCGGCCCCTGCAAATTGTCTTTCGAGCAGCGGAGGAGCTGTGTGGGTGTGTTAGGGTTGGTAGGGATTTAGGTTATTTGGCGGAGTGGGAGGAAGGAATCGAAGGTCGGCCCCACTCTCTTCCCGGTCCATTGCTGTCTCTATTGACTTTCTGGGTGTTCACCTATAGAACCCGAGCCTTTAGAAAAATTCAGCACTTGCACTGCGTTTTCAAGGTAATGAGCTCGGTGGGCTTCCACAACCAACGCCTCGGGTTGGTTGAAGCACTTGCGGTGCGGTGGGAAAATCAACTTCCTTTGTTTATCTTTGGAAGCCCTAGAATCGGTCGCGTTAGGCTGGTGTGCTGACTCCGCCCCCCCTGCCCATTGGGCCTTGGTTTGGCTATTTGATCTCGTCCAGATCGTGTTTTTTGGTGAGACATTTATCTCCAGCTCTATTACAGTAAGAGCAAGGGTATTTACGGAGCAAAGAAATGTGCAAATACAACGTCATTTTTAAGCTTTTTCACTGAAAGGGTAAAGGGAAGAATGGCACATTTGCAGTCTATGTATTGAAGGCAAGGGAACAAAATAGGAACAGGATTA from Rhinolophus sinicus isolate RSC01 linkage group LG09, ASM3656204v1, whole genome shotgun sequence encodes the following:
- the LSM5 gene encoding U6 snRNA-associated Sm-like protein LSm5, which produces MFSGQKYFCPGIKALRTILEDWLVRSLGLRLVEPAQAEGRKRNRALSNSPSQRRWTQATSGGAMAANATTNPSQLLPLELVDKCIGSRIHIVMKSDKEIVGTLLGFDDFVNMVLEDVTEFEITPEGRRITKLDQILLNGNNITMLVPGGEGPEV